In the Canis lupus dingo isolate Sandy chromosome 36, ASM325472v2, whole genome shotgun sequence genome, one interval contains:
- the SCRN3 gene encoding secernin-3, whose translation MLLKALVFLKKMEPCSCDTFVALPPATVDNRIIFGKNSDRLCDEVQEIVYFPAAVHDNPREHLQCTYIEIDQVPETYAVVLSRPAWLWGAEMGANEHGVCIGNEAVWGREEVCDEEALLGMDLVRLGLERADTAEKALNVIVDLLEKYGQGGNCSEGRMVFSYHNSFLIADRNEAWILETAGKYWAAEKVQEGVRNISNQLSITTKIDREHPDLRNYAKQKGWWDGKKEFDFAATYSYLDTAKMKISPGRYCEGYRLLNKHKGNITFETMMEILRDKPSGINMEGEFLTTASMVSILPQDSSLPCIHFFTGTPDPERSVFKPFIFVPNISQLLDTSSPTFGLEDPVKKKPRFQHKPDRRHPLYQKHQQALEVIDKKEEKAKTLLDNMRKLEKELFKEIESILQNKHLDGDKIVNLFPQCVKDEIRIYKSNISP comes from the exons ATGCTTCTGAAAGCTCTCG tttttttaaaaaaaatggaaccttGTTCCTGTGATACTTTTGTGGCATTACCTCCGGCAACGGTTGATAACAggattatttttggaaaaaattcaGACAGACTGTGCGATGAAGTACAGGAGATAGTTTATTTTCCTGCCGCAGTTCATGATAACCCGAGAGAACATCTTCAG TGTACTTATATAGAAATTGATCAAGTTCCTGAAACCTATGCTGTTGTCCTTAGTCGCCCAGCTTGGTTATGGGGGGCAGAAATGGGAGCCAATGAGCATGGAGTTTGCATTGGGAATGAAGCTGTATGGGGGAGAGAAGAAGTTTGTGATGAAGAGGCGCTACTGGGCATGGACCTTGTcag acttgGCCTTGAAAGAGCTGATACAGCTGAAAAAGCCCTCAATGTCATTGTTGATCTATTAGAAAAATATGGCCAGGGTGGAAATTGTTCAGAGGGTAGGATGGTATTTAGCTATCACAACAGTTTCCTGATAGCTGATAGGAATGAAGCCTGGATTCTGGAGACTGCAGGGAAGTACTGGGCAGCAGAAAAAGTACAAG AGGGAGTTCGTAATATTTCTAATCAGCTTTCTATAACAACCAAGATTGATCGGGAACATCCAGACCTGAGAAACTACGCTAAGCAGAAAGGTTGGTGGGATGGTAAAAAGGAGTTTGATTTTGCTGCAACATACTCTTACCTTGACACAGCCAAGATGAAGATTTCACCAGGCAGATACTGTGAAGGCTACAGGCTTCTGAATAAACACAAag GAAATATAACTTTTGAAACAATGATGGAAATTCTCCGAGATAAACCAAGTGGCATTAATATGGAAGGAGAATTCCTGACCACTGCAAGCATGGTTTCTATTTTACCTCAAGACTCCAGCCTTCCTTGCATTCACTTCTTTACAGGGACTCCTGATCCTGAGAG GTCCGTTTTTAAGCCTTTCATATTTGTGCCAAATATTTCACAACTATTGGATACCAGTTCACCAACATTTGGACTTGAAGATCCAGTTAAGAAGAAGCCACGTTTCCAGCATAAGCCTGACAGAAGGCACCCACTCTACCAAAAGCATCAACAGGCATTGGAAGTAATAGATAAAAAGGAG gaaaaagcCAAAACATTGTTGGATAACATgaggaaactggagaaagaactaTTCAAAGAGATAGAATCAATTCTTCAAAACAAGCACCTTGATGGGGATAAAATTGTTAATCTCTTTCCTCAGTGTGTAAAAGATGAAATTAGAATTTATAAGTCAAACATTAGTCCTTAG